The following proteins are co-located in the Colius striatus isolate bColStr4 chromosome 6, bColStr4.1.hap1, whole genome shotgun sequence genome:
- the ATXN3 gene encoding ataxin-3 isoform X1, translating into MESIFHERQEGSLCAQHCLNNLLQGEYFSPVELSSIAQQLDEEERMRMAEGGVSSEEYRTFLQQPSVNMDDSGFFSIQVISNALKVWGLELILFNSPEYQRLGIDPINEKSFICNYKEHWFTVRKLGKQWFNLNSLLMGPELISDTYLALFLAQLQQEGYSIFVVKGDLPDCEADQLLQMIRVQQMQRPKLIGEETAQARDQRLPRSDVDQAIEINHPFDGTGMLDEDEENFQRALALSRQEIDMEDEEADLRRAIQLSMQGSRRSEFSESLLQNAPQLPHTSQTDSLSSEELRRRRQAYFEKQQQQLQQQDQTRNVCDKPSVTDAVSGGDMSEEDMLQAAMNMSLESVKNHLDTEEEK; encoded by the exons CAAGAAGGCTCATTGTGTGCTCAGCACTGTCTGAATAATTTGCTACAAGGAGAATATTTCAGTCCTGTTGAGTTATCCTCTATTGCACAGCAGTTGGATGAGGAAGAAAGAATGAGAATGGCAGAGGGAGGAGTGTCTAGTGAAGAGTATAGAACATTTTTACAG CAGCCTTCTGTAAATATGGATGATAGTGGATTCTTCTCAATTCAA gttATAAGCAATGCCTTGAAAGTTTGGGGTTTAGAACTAATCCTCTTCAACAGCCCAGAGTATCAGAGGCTTGGGATTGACCCTAT aaatgaaaaatcattTATTTGTAATTATAAGGAACACTGGTTTACAGTTCGAAAGTTAGGAAAACAG TGGTTTAACTTGAACTCTCTGTTGATGGGTCCAGAACTAATATCAGATACATATCTTGCACTTTTCTTGGCTCAATTACAACAGGAAG gtTACTCCATATTTGTAGTAAAAGGTGACCTGCCAGATTGTGAGGCTGATCAGCTATTGCAGATGATTCGGGTACAGCAGATGCAGCGACCAAAACTAATTGGAGAAGAGACAGCACAGGCGAGAGATCAGAG ACTACCCCGAAGTGATGTGGACCAAGCAATAGAAATCAACCATCCTTTTGATGGTACAGGCATGTTAGATGAAGACGAAGAGAATTTTCAAAGAGCACTGGCTCTAAGTAGGCAGGAAATTGATATGGAGGATGAAGAAGCTGATCTTCGCAGAGCCATTCAACTCAGCATGCAAG GTAGTCGTCGAAGTGAATTCTCAGAGTCATTACTACAGAATGCTCCTCAGTTGCCTCACACCAGTCAGACAGACTCCCTTTCTTCAGAAGAACTGCGAAGGAGAAGACAAGCATATTTTGAAAA gcagcaacagcagctacaGCAGCAAGATCAGACACGAAACGTGTGTGATAAGCCAAGTGTTACGGACGCTGTCTCTg gagGTGATATGAGTGAAGAAGACATGCTTCAAGCAGCCATGAATATGTCTCTGGAATCTGTTAAAAATCACTTGGATACTGAAGAGGAGAAatga
- the ATXN3 gene encoding ataxin-3 isoform X3 gives MESIFHERQEGSLCAQHCLNNLLQGEYFSPVELSSIAQQLDEEERMRMAEGGVSSEEYRTFLQQPSVNMDDSGFFSIQVISNALKVWGLELILFNSPEYQRLGIDPINEKSFICNYKEHWFTVRKLGKQWFNLNSLLMGPELISDTYLALFLAQLQQEGYSIFVVKGDLPDCEADQLLQMIRVQQMQRPKLIGEETAQARDQRLPRSDVDQAIEINHPFDGTGMLDEDEENFQRALALSRQEIDMEDEEADLRRAIQLSMQVVEVNSQSHYYRMLLSCLTPVRQTPFLQKNCEGEDKHILKSSNSSYSSKIRHETCVISQVLRTLSLEVI, from the exons CAAGAAGGCTCATTGTGTGCTCAGCACTGTCTGAATAATTTGCTACAAGGAGAATATTTCAGTCCTGTTGAGTTATCCTCTATTGCACAGCAGTTGGATGAGGAAGAAAGAATGAGAATGGCAGAGGGAGGAGTGTCTAGTGAAGAGTATAGAACATTTTTACAG CAGCCTTCTGTAAATATGGATGATAGTGGATTCTTCTCAATTCAA gttATAAGCAATGCCTTGAAAGTTTGGGGTTTAGAACTAATCCTCTTCAACAGCCCAGAGTATCAGAGGCTTGGGATTGACCCTAT aaatgaaaaatcattTATTTGTAATTATAAGGAACACTGGTTTACAGTTCGAAAGTTAGGAAAACAG TGGTTTAACTTGAACTCTCTGTTGATGGGTCCAGAACTAATATCAGATACATATCTTGCACTTTTCTTGGCTCAATTACAACAGGAAG gtTACTCCATATTTGTAGTAAAAGGTGACCTGCCAGATTGTGAGGCTGATCAGCTATTGCAGATGATTCGGGTACAGCAGATGCAGCGACCAAAACTAATTGGAGAAGAGACAGCACAGGCGAGAGATCAGAG ACTACCCCGAAGTGATGTGGACCAAGCAATAGAAATCAACCATCCTTTTGATGGTACAGGCATGTTAGATGAAGACGAAGAGAATTTTCAAAGAGCACTGGCTCTAAGTAGGCAGGAAATTGATATGGAGGATGAAGAAGCTGATCTTCGCAGAGCCATTCAACTCAGCATGCAAG TCGTCGAAGTGAATTCTCAGAGTCATTACTACAGAATGCTCCTCAGTTGCCTCACACCAGTCAGACAGACTCCCTTTCTTCAGAAGAACTGCGAAGGAGAAGACAAGCATATTTTGAAAA gcagcaacagcagctacaGCAGCAAGATCAGACACGAAACGTGTGTGATAAGCCAAGTGTTACGGACGCTGTCTCTg gagGTGATATGA
- the ATXN3 gene encoding ataxin-3 isoform X2: protein MQEGSLCAQHCLNNLLQGEYFSPVELSSIAQQLDEEERMRMAEGGVSSEEYRTFLQQPSVNMDDSGFFSIQVISNALKVWGLELILFNSPEYQRLGIDPINEKSFICNYKEHWFTVRKLGKQWFNLNSLLMGPELISDTYLALFLAQLQQEGYSIFVVKGDLPDCEADQLLQMIRVQQMQRPKLIGEETAQARDQRLPRSDVDQAIEINHPFDGTGMLDEDEENFQRALALSRQEIDMEDEEADLRRAIQLSMQGSRRSEFSESLLQNAPQLPHTSQTDSLSSEELRRRRQAYFEKQQQQLQQQDQTRNVCDKPSVTDAVSGGDMSEEDMLQAAMNMSLESVKNHLDTEEEK, encoded by the exons CAAGAAGGCTCATTGTGTGCTCAGCACTGTCTGAATAATTTGCTACAAGGAGAATATTTCAGTCCTGTTGAGTTATCCTCTATTGCACAGCAGTTGGATGAGGAAGAAAGAATGAGAATGGCAGAGGGAGGAGTGTCTAGTGAAGAGTATAGAACATTTTTACAG CAGCCTTCTGTAAATATGGATGATAGTGGATTCTTCTCAATTCAA gttATAAGCAATGCCTTGAAAGTTTGGGGTTTAGAACTAATCCTCTTCAACAGCCCAGAGTATCAGAGGCTTGGGATTGACCCTAT aaatgaaaaatcattTATTTGTAATTATAAGGAACACTGGTTTACAGTTCGAAAGTTAGGAAAACAG TGGTTTAACTTGAACTCTCTGTTGATGGGTCCAGAACTAATATCAGATACATATCTTGCACTTTTCTTGGCTCAATTACAACAGGAAG gtTACTCCATATTTGTAGTAAAAGGTGACCTGCCAGATTGTGAGGCTGATCAGCTATTGCAGATGATTCGGGTACAGCAGATGCAGCGACCAAAACTAATTGGAGAAGAGACAGCACAGGCGAGAGATCAGAG ACTACCCCGAAGTGATGTGGACCAAGCAATAGAAATCAACCATCCTTTTGATGGTACAGGCATGTTAGATGAAGACGAAGAGAATTTTCAAAGAGCACTGGCTCTAAGTAGGCAGGAAATTGATATGGAGGATGAAGAAGCTGATCTTCGCAGAGCCATTCAACTCAGCATGCAAG GTAGTCGTCGAAGTGAATTCTCAGAGTCATTACTACAGAATGCTCCTCAGTTGCCTCACACCAGTCAGACAGACTCCCTTTCTTCAGAAGAACTGCGAAGGAGAAGACAAGCATATTTTGAAAA gcagcaacagcagctacaGCAGCAAGATCAGACACGAAACGTGTGTGATAAGCCAAGTGTTACGGACGCTGTCTCTg gagGTGATATGAGTGAAGAAGACATGCTTCAAGCAGCCATGAATATGTCTCTGGAATCTGTTAAAAATCACTTGGATACTGAAGAGGAGAAatga